A genomic region of Jeotgalibaca ciconiae contains the following coding sequences:
- the argC gene encoding N-acetyl-gamma-glutamyl-phosphate reductase, whose product MVKVGILGASGYAGAELVRLLVQREDVEIIFVHSNNYAEIPFSKRYPHLKEVFDSEFSAMNFENNEYFDQVDVLFCALPHAKSQIAVKSALEKGLKVIDLSADFRLKDAEVYEEWYQTKHQVSEALAQAVYGIPEINREAIKDTNLLANPGCYPTSIILGLYPLLKEGYTTNETIISDSKSGISGAGRGLKDGNLFTQATETIQPYAVGSHRHTPEIEEQLSSISGEKTSLMFVPHLAPMQRGILSTIYIKNERNLSEDQLLALYNQYYEEEKFVRVLEKGETPTTKAVSGSNYCDIGLAVDTQSNMIVIMSVIDNLIKGASGQAIQNMNLMLGLDETTGLTQAPIWP is encoded by the coding sequence GTGGTAAAAGTAGGAATACTAGGAGCAAGTGGTTATGCAGGTGCAGAACTTGTACGATTATTGGTGCAAAGAGAAGATGTTGAGATTATTTTTGTGCATTCCAATAATTATGCAGAAATACCTTTTTCAAAACGTTATCCTCACTTGAAAGAAGTATTTGACAGCGAGTTTTCCGCAATGAACTTTGAGAATAATGAGTATTTTGATCAGGTTGATGTTTTATTTTGTGCCTTGCCTCATGCAAAGTCACAGATTGCAGTGAAATCTGCATTGGAAAAAGGGTTGAAGGTCATTGATTTGTCAGCGGATTTTCGTTTGAAGGATGCGGAAGTATATGAAGAATGGTATCAAACGAAGCATCAAGTTTCCGAAGCATTGGCACAAGCAGTTTATGGAATTCCGGAAATAAACCGGGAAGCTATAAAAGATACGAACCTGCTTGCAAATCCAGGGTGTTATCCGACTTCCATTATTTTGGGACTGTATCCACTATTAAAAGAAGGCTATACGACAAATGAAACCATCATATCTGATTCAAAATCAGGTATTTCTGGAGCAGGGCGTGGTTTAAAAGATGGGAATTTGTTCACTCAGGCTACAGAAACCATTCAGCCATATGCGGTCGGTTCACATCGTCATACGCCTGAAATTGAAGAGCAACTTTCATCCATTAGTGGAGAGAAAACAAGTCTTATGTTTGTCCCTCACTTAGCACCGATGCAAAGAGGCATTTTATCCACCATTTATATTAAAAATGAACGGAATTTATCGGAAGACCAACTTCTAGCTCTATACAATCAGTATTATGAAGAAGAAAAATTCGTACGTGTGTTGGAAAAAGGAGAAACGCCGACTACCAAGGCAGTTAGCGGATCAAATTATTGTGACATAGGATTAGCAGTCGATACACAATCAAATATGATTGTTATTATGTCCGTTATTGATAATTTAATCAAAGGAGCAAGCGGACAAGCAATTCAGAATATGAATCTGATGCTTGGTTTGGATGAAACAACAGGGTTAACGCAAGCGCCGATTTGGCCATAA
- a CDS encoding GNAT family N-acetyltransferase, which produces MKIRQTTFSDMPDLLETFDYGRKLQRALGNYYQWRNGEPNQSVLEQDIRDGTSYVCVIDEHSNCDLPIGTIVATFYLLKGENAIFKTLKDGTWLNPSPYVTIHRMCTNGKIKGASQFCMKWIIERYDNIRIYTHDTNKPMIHVIEKYGFSYCGNIYPPDGEPRNAYQYAADNQIKEVM; this is translated from the coding sequence TTGAAAATACGTCAAACAACTTTTTCTGATATGCCAGATTTATTAGAAACTTTTGATTATGGGAGAAAGCTTCAAAGGGCGCTTGGCAATTACTACCAATGGCGTAATGGAGAACCCAACCAAAGCGTATTAGAACAAGATATTCGTGATGGAACAAGTTATGTTTGTGTGATTGATGAACATTCTAACTGTGATTTACCCATTGGAACGATCGTCGCCACTTTTTATTTATTGAAGGGAGAAAATGCTATCTTTAAAACTCTTAAAGACGGCACGTGGCTAAACCCATCTCCTTATGTAACCATTCACCGTATGTGCACAAACGGAAAAATAAAAGGTGCCAGCCAATTTTGTATGAAATGGATTATTGAACGCTATGACAATATCCGCATTTATACCCATGATACAAATAAACCAATGATTCATGTAATCGAAAAATATGGTTTTTCCTATTGCGGCAATATCTATCCGCCAGATGGAGAGCCAAGAAATGCTTATCAATATGCAGCGGACAATCAAATAAAGGAAGTGATGTAG
- a CDS encoding aspartate aminotransferase family protein → MKMEIDKLSVIQTANHNLMNTYGRFPVVFVDGYDSTLIDSEGKEYTDFLAGISVTNLGYSNPKVKDAIIHQANTIIHTSNNFYIEPQVALGKLLCEHSFASKAFFCNSGAEANEGAIKLARKSAYLKYGSGKNEIVAMKGSFHGRTLATLNITDNEAYREGYGPHPTGFLFTPFNDIQALEKVVGKNTAAVIVEPLQGEGGIHPVNLDFLAKARELTEKYDCALIFDEIQCGMGRTGKLFAYEHYEIEPDIMTLAKALANGIPIGAILAKGDYAETFAPGNHGTTFGGNQMATAVGKATLQEILENNLTDEVYRKGQYLKAKLQSLQEEFDLIKNVRGLGLLLGMELNIQGSEIVKEMLAKSFIINCTQGNILRFIPPFTITEAEIDAMVLALKGVLEDKGV, encoded by the coding sequence ATGAAAATGGAAATCGATAAACTATCCGTTATTCAAACAGCTAATCATAATTTGATGAACACATATGGTCGTTTTCCAGTTGTTTTTGTGGATGGATATGATTCAACGCTGATTGATTCTGAAGGAAAAGAATACACTGATTTCTTAGCTGGAATTTCTGTTACAAATTTAGGTTACAGCAACCCAAAAGTAAAAGATGCGATTATTCATCAAGCGAATACAATTATTCATACATCAAATAATTTTTATATCGAGCCGCAAGTAGCACTTGGAAAATTATTATGTGAACATTCCTTTGCATCAAAAGCTTTCTTTTGTAACTCAGGGGCAGAAGCAAATGAAGGTGCAATCAAGCTGGCACGGAAAAGTGCCTATCTCAAGTACGGCAGTGGAAAAAATGAAATTGTTGCAATGAAGGGATCATTCCACGGAAGAACCTTGGCAACCTTAAACATCACCGATAATGAAGCCTATAGAGAAGGTTATGGACCTCATCCAACGGGTTTCCTATTCACGCCATTTAATGACATTCAAGCACTTGAAAAAGTAGTCGGTAAAAATACTGCAGCCGTTATTGTAGAACCATTGCAAGGAGAAGGGGGGATTCATCCCGTTAATCTTGACTTTTTAGCAAAAGCACGAGAATTAACAGAAAAGTATGACTGTGCCCTTATCTTTGATGAAATTCAATGCGGAATGGGTCGTACTGGAAAGTTGTTTGCCTACGAACATTATGAAATCGAACCGGATATTATGACATTGGCGAAGGCACTTGCGAATGGCATACCGATCGGCGCTATTTTAGCAAAGGGAGATTATGCAGAAACATTTGCACCTGGTAATCATGGGACCACTTTTGGCGGCAATCAGATGGCGACGGCTGTAGGGAAAGCGACCCTTCAAGAAATATTGGAGAATAATTTAACGGATGAGGTTTACCGGAAAGGTCAGTACTTGAAAGCCAAGTTACAATCTTTGCAAGAAGAATTTGACCTAATAAAAAATGTTCGAGGTTTGGGTTTATTGCTAGGAATGGAATTGAATATCCAAGGAAGTGAAATTGTTAAAGAGATGTTAGCAAAGAGCTTCATTATTAATTGTACACAAGGAAATATATTACGTTTTATTCCACCGTTTACCATTACTGAAGCAGAGATAGACGCTATGGTTCTAGCACTAAAAGGTGTTTTAGAGGATAAAGGGGTGTAG
- the argB gene encoding acetylglutamate kinase, which produces MKELIITADDRAEILIDSLGYIQKFHNKIVVIKYGGNAMLNNELKASVIKDIVLLKYIGMNPVIVHGGGPEITQLMELKGIHTEFVNGLRVTTPETMKVAEMVLTGSISPEIASLFNANGVPSVSMSGKDGKTILAKQKDPALGLVGEVTQINTEYIFNLIEGGYLPVVSPIAYGESGSSLNINSDEVAKHLATALGADKLILITDVDGVLADPQDNKSLISRLTLTEIKDAIKSGVITGGMIPKMDCCTGAIEGGVTRCHIINGTVPHSIIIELFTKDGIGTMVTNEEDIYENGNR; this is translated from the coding sequence ATGAAAGAATTGATTATTACAGCTGATGATAGAGCAGAGATATTAATTGACAGCTTAGGTTATATCCAAAAGTTTCATAATAAGATTGTTGTAATTAAGTATGGTGGAAACGCTATGTTAAATAATGAATTGAAAGCTTCCGTTATTAAGGACATTGTTCTTTTAAAGTATATTGGTATGAATCCTGTAATTGTTCATGGAGGGGGACCAGAAATTACCCAATTAATGGAATTAAAAGGAATCCATACAGAATTTGTTAATGGTCTGCGCGTAACAACGCCCGAAACGATGAAAGTAGCCGAGATGGTATTGACGGGGAGTATTTCTCCTGAAATTGCCTCTTTGTTTAATGCGAATGGCGTGCCTAGTGTCAGTATGAGTGGAAAAGATGGTAAGACAATCCTAGCCAAACAAAAAGATCCGGCTCTAGGATTGGTTGGCGAAGTTACTCAGATTAACACAGAGTATATCTTCAATTTGATCGAAGGAGGATATTTGCCTGTTGTTTCACCAATTGCATATGGAGAATCTGGAAGCAGTCTGAATATCAATTCAGATGAAGTAGCCAAACATTTAGCAACGGCTCTTGGCGCAGACAAATTAATTTTAATTACAGACGTGGATGGGGTACTGGCTGATCCCCAAGACAACAAGAGCCTTATTTCACGTTTGACACTAACCGAAATAAAAGATGCAATCAAAAGCGGAGTCATCACAGGCGGAATGATACCTAAAATGGATTGTTGTACAGGTGCAATTGAAGGCGGGGTAACCAGATGCCATATTATAAATGGTACAGTGCCTCATTCTATCATCATTGAATTATTCACCAAAGATGGTATTGGCACAATGGTAACAAATGAGGAGGATATTTATGAAAATGGAAATCGATAA
- the argH gene encoding argininosuccinate lyase, giving the protein MGTLWGGRFQEAASDLMQEFNESFSIDKRLWQEDITASIAHVTMLGDCAIITKEESQLLQTELHELYHAIEANPELLSGNYEDIHSFVEAKMIEACGDTGKKMHTARSRNDQVTVDMKLYVKKSLNELKEFVLQMIQAFEEKGKAVDALMPAYTHLQRAQIVPFSYVLDAYAAMFERDVKKIEDSVALLDENPLGAGALAGTTYSIDRQQTTDLLGFASVQRNTLDSVSNRDFIIDALQCFSSLMMHMSRFAEDFIIYSSQEFQFVELSDHFSTGSSMMPQKKNPDALELIRGKAAKVISLLNAMYGTMKGLPLSYNKDMQEDKAIYFEGLDTTVACVKILTGVTTELKVNEKRLQETIHEGYLNATELADYLVRKGIPFREAHEIVGQMVLYAIEKGSQLHELSFEELTSFSSVIEEDIYHELHPETILQQGIKKDMLNK; this is encoded by the coding sequence ATGGGCACACTCTGGGGTGGACGTTTTCAAGAAGCCGCATCCGATCTTATGCAAGAGTTTAATGAATCATTCTCGATCGATAAACGTTTATGGCAGGAAGATATCACAGCAAGCATCGCTCATGTAACCATGCTTGGGGATTGCGCTATTATTACAAAGGAAGAAAGTCAATTATTACAGACAGAACTTCACGAGCTTTATCATGCCATTGAGGCGAATCCTGAGTTATTAAGCGGGAATTACGAAGACATCCATAGTTTTGTGGAAGCGAAGATGATTGAAGCTTGTGGTGACACTGGTAAAAAAATGCATACTGCTAGAAGCCGGAATGATCAAGTAACTGTGGATATGAAGCTTTATGTTAAAAAGAGCTTAAATGAATTAAAAGAATTCGTTTTACAAATGATTCAAGCTTTCGAAGAAAAAGGAAAGGCGGTGGACGCTCTTATGCCAGCCTATACGCATTTGCAACGTGCACAAATTGTTCCTTTTTCCTATGTGTTAGATGCTTATGCAGCGATGTTTGAACGCGATGTAAAAAAGATTGAAGACAGTGTGGCTTTGCTTGATGAGAATCCACTCGGTGCAGGAGCACTGGCTGGAACTACTTATTCAATTGATCGTCAGCAGACGACTGACTTATTGGGATTCGCGAGTGTCCAAAGAAATACTTTGGACAGTGTCAGCAATCGGGATTTCATTATTGATGCATTGCAATGTTTCTCAAGTTTGATGATGCATATGAGTCGCTTTGCGGAAGATTTCATTATTTATTCCAGCCAAGAGTTTCAATTTGTAGAGTTGTCGGATCATTTTTCAACGGGAAGCAGTATGATGCCGCAAAAGAAAAATCCCGATGCTCTGGAATTGATTCGTGGAAAAGCAGCAAAAGTCATTAGTTTGCTAAATGCGATGTATGGGACAATGAAAGGTCTGCCTCTGAGTTATAACAAAGACATGCAAGAGGATAAAGCGATTTATTTTGAAGGGTTGGACACAACCGTCGCATGCGTTAAAATTTTAACAGGAGTAACGACTGAGCTGAAAGTGAATGAGAAAAGACTACAAGAAACGATTCACGAAGGATACCTAAATGCTACTGAATTAGCAGACTATTTGGTTCGTAAAGGTATCCCTTTTAGAGAAGCACATGAGATTGTTGGTCAAATGGTCTTGTATGCCATCGAAAAAGGTAGTCAATTACATGAGTTAAGCTTTGAAGAATTGACGTCATTTTCTTCGGTTATTGAAGAAGATATTTATCATGAATTACATCCTGAAACTATTTTACAACAAGGAATTAAAAAGGACATGCTAAACAAGTAA
- a CDS encoding argininosuccinate synthase — MSKEKIVLAYSGGLDTSITIPWLKENYDSEIIAVCVDVGQKEDWDAVEKKAIASGASKFYCPHVADEFAADFIYPAISANAKYQGTYLLGTALARPLIAKKLVEIAHQENATAICHGCTGKGNDQVRFEMGIAAFDSEMNVIAPWREWNIKSREDAIDYANKKGIPITSTKEKIYSEDENLMHISHEGGDIESPANAVNYADILHITNALENTPDEAEVVTITFNKGRATAVNGEALKPSEVVSTLNTIAGKHGIGVLDWIEDRTIGMKSRGIYETPGGTVLLEAHERLESLTLTKETIKLKKYIGLELAELVYNGQWYSQANLAIQALINQTQEYVNGEVQVKLYKGNILPHSITSPNELFDADVSGFGEDDLFDHHDAKGFINIITLPTKIQKRKGMI; from the coding sequence ATGTCTAAAGAAAAAATTGTATTAGCTTACTCAGGTGGATTGGATACATCGATTACGATTCCTTGGTTAAAAGAAAATTACGATAGTGAAATCATTGCTGTGTGTGTAGATGTCGGCCAAAAAGAAGATTGGGATGCAGTAGAGAAAAAAGCAATCGCTTCTGGTGCAAGTAAATTTTACTGTCCACACGTTGCAGATGAGTTTGCAGCAGATTTTATTTATCCAGCAATCTCTGCAAATGCGAAATATCAAGGAACCTACTTACTGGGAACTGCACTAGCTCGTCCGCTGATTGCAAAAAAATTAGTGGAAATTGCTCATCAGGAAAATGCGACAGCAATCTGTCATGGTTGTACTGGAAAAGGAAATGATCAAGTTCGTTTTGAAATGGGAATTGCGGCATTTGACTCCGAAATGAACGTCATTGCTCCTTGGCGTGAATGGAATATCAAATCGCGTGAAGATGCGATCGACTATGCGAATAAAAAGGGTATTCCCATTACTTCTACAAAAGAAAAAATTTATTCAGAAGATGAGAATTTGATGCATATCAGCCATGAAGGCGGCGATATTGAAAGTCCTGCTAATGCAGTAAATTATGCAGACATTCTACATATCACAAATGCACTTGAAAATACCCCTGATGAAGCGGAAGTAGTAACCATCACTTTTAACAAAGGACGTGCAACAGCTGTAAATGGTGAAGCATTGAAGCCGTCTGAAGTAGTCAGCACATTGAATACAATCGCTGGAAAACACGGCATCGGCGTTCTTGATTGGATCGAAGATCGTACAATCGGTATGAAATCACGTGGTATTTATGAAACACCAGGAGGCACGGTACTTCTGGAAGCACATGAGCGTTTGGAGAGTTTAACGCTGACAAAAGAAACCATTAAATTAAAAAAATATATTGGACTTGAACTTGCGGAGCTCGTTTATAACGGCCAATGGTACTCGCAAGCAAACTTAGCCATTCAAGCATTGATTAATCAAACGCAGGAATACGTGAACGGTGAAGTACAAGTTAAATTGTATAAAGGAAATATTTTGCCGCACAGCATCACAAGCCCAAATGAATTATTCGATGCGGATGTCTCTGGTTTTGGAGAAGACGACTTGTTTGACCACCATGATGCGAAAGGATTTATTAATATTATTACTCTGCCAACGAAAATTCAAAAGAGAAAAGGAATGATTTAA